The following nucleotide sequence is from Actinomycetes bacterium.
GTGCCGCGGATCCGCCTACGCCCGGTCATGCGTGGACGTCGAGACACGTGGGTGCGCACCGGGGTTTCCTGGAGAGACCTCCAGCACCACTACGCCCGGACGGAGGTCCCGGCCCATCGCGAAGTGCTGCGCGAGCTGTACGCCGCCTACCAATCGGGTGCCAACAACTACTACTACTCCTATGGCGACCAGCCGGTTCACCTCGACGAGTTCGGCCCTTCCGTATGGCGGCTGCTCGAGCGGGTGCTCGAGGCGGGTGTCGCGCTGGTGCCCGCCAAGGCCTCAGCCGGACCGATCACGCTGGCAGCAGAACCCGCTCGGGTTCTGCTCGACCTGCGCCGCGACGACGAGGGTGGGGCTGCCACGCTGACAGGCGTCGTCGAAGTGGACGGCATGACCGTGGCCGCTACGTCGGTTGGCTTCCTGGGCACCCCGATCCACGGACTATACATACAGGGGGATGGCGGTGGCTCACCTCCTGGGGACTCGCGTTCCGGTCCGGCACCAGGGCTGCTCCTTGCCCGTGTGGACAGACCGCCGAGCGAGTCGGCCGCCCGCCTCCTTCGCGAGGGGCAGCCGCTCGTCATACCTGCGGGAGATCTCGGCCGGTTTCTCAGCGGCTACTATCCCGCGTTGCGGCAGGCCATCGACGTGGTCTCCTCTGATGCGACCGTCACCCTGCCCGAGATCGCGCCCCCGCGGCTGGCTCTCACGGTGACCTACGGGCCGGACCAGCAGACCGGCCTCCGTTGGGCGTTCGCCTACGCCATCGGCGACACGATCGAACGGCTGCCCCTTCGCGGCCCGACCGGCGCGGTCACCGTCCGTGACGTCCTGGCCGAACATCGGCTCCTGAAACGACTCGAGCTGCCCGACGACCGGCTGCCACAGCTGCGCACTACGGTGGCCGACCAGCACCCGCTCGTCCCCGACATCGCGCTGGGTGGCATAGACGCGGCCTACTTCACCGAGGAGCTG
It contains:
- a CDS encoding SWIM zinc finger family protein, which encodes MKLYLDTPELLDRYGHTAAAQSCDDVSVARSTVDDMNHEWTSWLSDQAIRRTVGAETYRRGATYVREGRVSQLQVNPDPRTLFATVSGNRQGAYQTIVTAGRHAGEVVAWAGRCTCPMVINCKHVAAVLLAARESTVTASVATRAVVPSWERAIADVVRTSSAGKDDAGVPLALQLEVVPRPQPRPVGYGGAATLPAVPRIRLRPVMRGRRDTWVRTGVSWRDLQHHYARTEVPAHREVLRELYAAYQSGANNYYYSYGDQPVHLDEFGPSVWRLLERVLEAGVALVPAKASAGPITLAAEPARVLLDLRRDDEGGAATLTGVVEVDGMTVAATSVGFLGTPIHGLYIQGDGGGSPPGDSRSGPAPGLLLARVDRPPSESAARLLREGQPLVIPAGDLGRFLSGYYPALRQAIDVVSSDATVTLPEIAPPRLALTVTYGPDQQTGLRWAFAYAIGDTIERLPLRGPTGAVTVRDVLAEHRLLKRLELPDDRLPQLRTTVADQHPLVPDIALGGIDAAYFTEELLPRLRENDDVLVEVEGTAPDYRYTDAAPLVHLSATESTDDRDWFNLGVRVSIDG